ACCAGGTACGTCCAGGTCGCCGACGGCCGCACCAGTGTGGCCGCCTCCGGCTCCCAGTCCTCGGTGACCTCGATCGACTCGAAGGTCTCCAGCGTCCGCTCCTCGATCTTCGGGAAGAGGTCGTTGAACGCGGGCACCGCCGAGCGGTGGAACTCGTCCAGCGGGTCGAGCCGCCCCAGCGCGCGCAGGTGCACACCCTCGCGCACCTCGTTGAGCTCGGCCAGGTGCTCGGCCCACAGGCGGTCGAGGTGGTACAGCGCGATCGAGCGGCCCACCCGCGACAGCAGCTCGTCGTCCAGCTCCTCGGTCTCCTCCGGGAAGCGGTCGCGCAGCAGGTCGGCGGCGACGTCGGTGGTGAGCAGGCGCTCGCGGCGCTCGGCCAGCGCGATGCGCTGCTGCTCGATCACCACGCTGTACCGCCAGGTGTTGCGGTGGATCTCGTGGTTGACGCCCTCGGCGACGCGCTGGGCGTGCTCCACCGCGTACGTCACCGCGTCGTCCTGCACCTTGCCGTCCGCGTACATCTTCGGGGAGGCGGGGATCAGCTCGGGCGCGTGCCGGACGACGAGCTCGTCCTCAAGGCTCACGAAGAAGACCGAGCTGCCCGGGTCGCCCTGCCGGCCGGAGCGGCCGCGGAGCTGGTCGTCGACGCGGCGGCTGTCGTGGCGGCCGGAGCCGATGATGTAGAGGCCGCCCAGCTCGGCGATGCGGTCGTAGTCGGCCTGGTCGCTGCCGCCGAGGCGGATGTCGACGCCGCGGCCGGCCATCTGGGTGGAGACGGTCACCGCGCCGTGCGTGCCGGCCTCGGCGATGATCGCCGCCTCTTCCTCGTCGTTTTTGGCGTTGAGCACGACGCAGGGGATGCCGGCGGCGGTCAGACCGGTGGCGAGCTGCTCGGACTCCTTGACGTCGAGCGTGCCGACCAGCACCGGGCGGCCCGTCTCGTGGGCCTCGCGGATCTCCTCGATCAGCGCCTCGTCCTTCTCGGCCCGGGTGGCGTAGATGCGGTCCTCTTCGTCCACGCGGATGCAGGGCGTGTTCGGCGGGATGACCGCGACCTCGAGCTTGAAGAACTCGCGCAGCTCGTTGCCGACCAGCACCGCGGTGGCGGTCATGCCGCACAGCGTCTTGTACAGCGCGATGTACGCCTGCACGGTGATCGTGTCGAGCACCTCGCCCTCGGCGGTGGCGTTGAGCCCCTCCTTGGCCTCGACGGCCGCCTGGAGCCCGTCCGGCCAGCGGCGGCGCTGCGCCACCCGGCCGCGCATCTCGTCGACCAGCTCGACCGCGCCGTTGCGCACGATGTAGTCGACGTCGCGGTGCAGCAGCGCCTCGGCGTGGAGGGCGACGTTGACGGCGGAGAGCTGCTCGACGTTCTCGTCCGCGTACAGGTCGATGCCGCCCAGCTTGGCCTCGACGGCCTGCAGGCCGCGGTCGGTGAGCGCGACCGACCGGCCGTCGTCGGCGATCTCGTAGTGGCGCTTGTTGACCAGGCCCTTGACCAGGGTGGCGGCCTGGTGCACCGGGTCCTGCTCGCCGGCCACGGTGCCGGCCAGCACCATCGGCACGCGGGCCTCGTCGATGAGGATGGAGTCGGCCTCGTCGACGATGCAGCAGGCCAGGTCGCGCTGCACCCGGTCGTCGATGTCGGTGACCAGCTGGTCGCGCAGGTAGTCGAAGCCGGCCTCGCTGACCGACACGTAGGTGACGTCGTTGCCGTAGGCGGCGCGGCGCTGGTCGCGGGTGGAGGACTCGGTGACCCAGCCGACGGTGAGGCCGAGCAGGCGGTACACCGGGGCCATCCAGAGGGCGTCGCGGCGGGCCAGGTAGTCGTTGACGGTGATCACGTGGACCGGGCCCTTGCCGCGGCGCACGTGCCCGTACGCGGCGATGGCGGCGGTCAGCGTCTTGCCCTCACCGGTGGCCATCTCGGCGACCTTGCCGGACAGCAGCGCCATCGCGCCGAGCAGCTGCACGTCGTACGGCGTCTGGTCGAGCCCGCGCCGGGCCGCCTCCCGCCCGTACGCACAGATGTCGACGTAGTCGGTGGCCTCGCCGGCCGCCTCGGTCAGCTCAGAGTCGCTGAGGTCGGCCAGCTCCTCCGCGCGACTACTGATCTTGGGGAGCAGCTTTTCCAGCGGGCCGAGGTCGACCGTCGTGCCCGGGCGCTGGAGGAAGCGCTGCATCCTGCTTTTCAACCGCTGCGACACACCCATGGTGCGCAACGGTACTATTCAAACTTCCAAGATCGTCGCCACCTCCTGCCGCGCACGCCGAGCGAGGTCGCGCAGCAGCTCAGGGCCCTTGTCGAACGGGACCACCGCGGTCACCACGTGCCGCATGATCCCCTCGCCGCACTCGCGGAGCATCGATATCGTCTCGCCGGAGAGCCGCTCGCGGTCCCAGGCGGCCGCCAGCCCGCGCGGGACGCGCCCGATCTGCGCGCAGCGCACCGAAAGTCCGTTGTGGTGAAACTCCTCCCCCAACCGCACCTCCCCCGCCCCGCCCTGGTAGAACGCCAGATCGACCACCGTCCCCTGCGGCCGCAGCAGGCGCATCGCGAGGTGCAGCGCCGACGCCCGCCCCCGGCACTGGAAGACGACGTCCGCGCCACGGTCGCCCGGCCCCCGCCGCCACGCGCTCTTGACGGCGACCGCCGGGTCGCCGGCGGCCGGGTCCAGCACCGCACAACCGAGGGCCTCCGCGACCGCCCGGCGCCGCGACGTCTCATCGAGTACGAGCACCGACTCCGCGCCGTGGCGGACGGCGAACGCCGCGGTCAGCAGACCGATCATGCCGGCGCCGATCACGGCGACACGCCGTCCCCGCACGCCGTCGCCGAGGTCGCGCACCGCCGGCCCGAAGGCGTCCGCCGCGGCGTGCAGCAGCCCGTTGGCGCAGATGGGGCCGGCGTGCGCCACGTAGACGCCCAGCATGGGGTCGAGGTCGGGCGGGAGTGGCACGAACCGGTCCACGAGCGGGTCGGCGAGGTAGCCGGTGCGGTGCCCGTACGCCATCGCGACGACCGTGCCCTCGGCGACCGCCGGCGTGGCCGACTCGGTGACCCGGCCGACCTCCATGTAGCCGAGGCGGGTCACCGGGTACCCCTGCGCCGGCTCGCCGTCGCGGAACAGCCCGAGGTCGGTGTCGAATCGCGCGGAGAGCATGGGGTTGGTGCCCTTGACGTAGCTCAGCTCGGTGCCCGCCGATACTCCACTGTAGAGCGTCGAGACGCGGAACGTGCCGCCCCGTACCGGCGCCGGCTCCTCCTCGACCATCTCGACCCGCTCGGGGCCGGCGACGACGATGACCCGGTCAGACACCGACGGCCTCCCCGATCACCGCCGAGCGGGCGACGGCCGCGGCGAGACGGTGGGTGCGCAGCGCCTCGGCGTACGGCACCCGCACGTCGTCGGCCACACCCAGCACCGCGTCGACGAACGCCCGGTCCACCGCCACCCGCGCCGCGGCCGGGTCGCCGGGGTAGCGGTGCTCGGCCTCCCCGTCCCGTACCAGAAGGCCGTCCTCGCCCACCGAGATGGCGAGGCCGTCCGCGAAGACCTCGACCGAGGCCCGGTGTTTCCACCCCAGCACGCAGGTCGTGGTCAGCGTGCCCGGCGCGCCGCTCTCGAACCGCAGCATGGCGGCGGTGGCGGCGTCCACGTCGGCACCCTCCACCGCCGGCCGGCCGCCGCCCACCGCGTGCACCTGCGCGACCTCGCCCGCCAGCAGCCGCATGACGTCGAGGACGTGCGGGGCCTGCTCGACCACCGGCCCGCCGGAGGACTCCCGCCGCACCCACCAGTCGACCGGCGGCACCTTGTCCAGCCAGCTGCCGGTGACCAGGCGCACCTCGCGGCCGGCGAGCAGCGCGCGGGCCCGTTCGACGGCGTCCAGGTACCGCCAGTGCAGCCCCACGGCGGTCACCACCCGCTCGGCGAGCGGCGCGATCCGCTCGGCGGTGGCGAGGTCGACGGCGAGCGGCTTCTCCACGAACATCGGCAGCCCCGCCGCCAGCACCGCCTCCTCGGCCGGGCCGTGCGCGAAGGGCGGCACGCAGACGTACACGGCGTCGGGCTCGGCGTCGACCACCGCGGCCACGTCCGGGTACGCGAGCGCGCCGTACTCGGCGGCGAGGGCGCCGGCCGCGTCGGGCACCACGTCGGTCACACCCACCAGGCGCACGTCGGAGAATCCGGCCAGGACGCTCGCGTGCCGCCGGGCCACATTGCCCGCCCCTACGATCGCAATGGCGCACCTTGTACCCATTTGTTGTGGCTCCCAACGCCGATCTTTCGCCGCGGTTGGATACCCGATCTTTGGGAAACCACGCGCCATGTGGCATCCGCTTTCGGTGAGCCCTGTGGTGGAGGCTTGGTCCGCTTACCGGACCAGCACCGCGAGACAGTGGAAATCCCGAGATCTGGTCCGGGCCAAAGGGTCCAGCGCGGTATCCGTCGTGCTGCCTGCCCGCAACGAACAGGAAACGGTCGGTGAGATCGTCCGTACGATCCGCCGGCACCTCGTCGAGCGCCTCCCGCTCGTCGACGAGGTCATCGTCGTCGACTCCCGCTCCTGCGACGCGACCGCGCGCGTCGCGGGCGAGGCCGGCGCGCGCGTCGTCGACCAGGACCAGCTGACACGGGGCCTGCCCCGCCTGGAGGGCAAGGGCGACGCGCTGTGGGCCGGCCTCGCCGCCGCACGCGGGGACATCGTGGCGTTCATCGACGCCGACCTGCGCGAGTTCCAGCCGCACTTCGTCACCGGGCTGCTCGGCCCCCTGCTCACCGATCCCTCCGTCGTCTACGTCAAAGGCTTCTACCACCGCCCCCTGGAATCCTCCGCCGACACCGAACGTGACGGCGGCGGCCGGGTCACCGAGCTCATGGCCCGCCCGCTGCTCAACCTCTGCTGGCCTGAGCTGGCCGGTTTCGTACAGCCCCTCGCCGGCGAGTACGCCGGCCGCCGCGACGTGCTCGAACAGCTCCCCTTCGTCTCCGGGTACGGCGTCGAGCTGGCCATGCTCATCGACCTGCTGGAGACCGTCGGCCTGGACGCGCTCGCCCAGGTGGACCTCGGCGAGCGCCACCACCGCCACCAGAGCACCGAGGCGCTCGGGCGGATGTCCGCGCAGATCCTCTACACCGCGTGGTCCCGCCTGCACCGCCAGGGC
The window above is part of the Phytohabitans houttuyneae genome. Proteins encoded here:
- the secA2 gene encoding accessory Sec system translocase SecA2 — protein: MGVSQRLKSRMQRFLQRPGTTVDLGPLEKLLPKISSRAEELADLSDSELTEAAGEATDYVDICAYGREAARRGLDQTPYDVQLLGAMALLSGKVAEMATGEGKTLTAAIAAYGHVRRGKGPVHVITVNDYLARRDALWMAPVYRLLGLTVGWVTESSTRDQRRAAYGNDVTYVSVSEAGFDYLRDQLVTDIDDRVQRDLACCIVDEADSILIDEARVPMVLAGTVAGEQDPVHQAATLVKGLVNKRHYEIADDGRSVALTDRGLQAVEAKLGGIDLYADENVEQLSAVNVALHAEALLHRDVDYIVRNGAVELVDEMRGRVAQRRRWPDGLQAAVEAKEGLNATAEGEVLDTITVQAYIALYKTLCGMTATAVLVGNELREFFKLEVAVIPPNTPCIRVDEEDRIYATRAEKDEALIEEIREAHETGRPVLVGTLDVKESEQLATGLTAAGIPCVVLNAKNDEEEAAIIAEAGTHGAVTVSTQMAGRGVDIRLGGSDQADYDRIAELGGLYIIGSGRHDSRRVDDQLRGRSGRQGDPGSSVFFVSLEDELVVRHAPELIPASPKMYADGKVQDDAVTYAVEHAQRVAEGVNHEIHRNTWRYSVVIEQQRIALAERRERLLTTDVAADLLRDRFPEETEELDDELLSRVGRSIALYHLDRLWAEHLAELNEVREGVHLRALGRLDPLDEFHRSAVPAFNDLFPKIEERTLETFESIEVTEDWEPEAATLVRPSATWTYLVHDNPFGSELDRLISAVGRRLTSR
- a CDS encoding zinc-dependent alcohol dehydrogenase produces the protein MSDRVIVVAGPERVEMVEEEPAPVRGGTFRVSTLYSGVSAGTELSYVKGTNPMLSARFDTDLGLFRDGEPAQGYPVTRLGYMEVGRVTESATPAVAEGTVVAMAYGHRTGYLADPLVDRFVPLPPDLDPMLGVYVAHAGPICANGLLHAAADAFGPAVRDLGDGVRGRRVAVIGAGMIGLLTAAFAVRHGAESVLVLDETSRRRAVAEALGCAVLDPAAGDPAVAVKSAWRRGPGDRGADVVFQCRGRASALHLAMRLLRPQGTVVDLAFYQGGAGEVRLGEEFHHNGLSVRCAQIGRVPRGLAAAWDRERLSGETISMLRECGEGIMRHVVTAVVPFDKGPELLRDLARRARQEVATILEV
- a CDS encoding Gfo/Idh/MocA family protein; protein product: MGTRCAIAIVGAGNVARRHASVLAGFSDVRLVGVTDVVPDAAGALAAEYGALAYPDVAAVVDAEPDAVYVCVPPFAHGPAEEAVLAAGLPMFVEKPLAVDLATAERIAPLAERVVTAVGLHWRYLDAVERARALLAGREVRLVTGSWLDKVPPVDWWVRRESSGGPVVEQAPHVLDVMRLLAGEVAQVHAVGGGRPAVEGADVDAATAAMLRFESGAPGTLTTTCVLGWKHRASVEVFADGLAISVGEDGLLVRDGEAEHRYPGDPAAARVAVDRAFVDAVLGVADDVRVPYAEALRTHRLAAAVARSAVIGEAVGV
- a CDS encoding glucosyl-3-phosphoglycerate synthase codes for the protein MWHPLSVSPVVEAWSAYRTSTARQWKSRDLVRAKGSSAVSVVLPARNEQETVGEIVRTIRRHLVERLPLVDEVIVVDSRSCDATARVAGEAGARVVDQDQLTRGLPRLEGKGDALWAGLAAARGDIVAFIDADLREFQPHFVTGLLGPLLTDPSVVYVKGFYHRPLESSADTERDGGGRVTELMARPLLNLCWPELAGFVQPLAGEYAGRRDVLEQLPFVSGYGVELAMLIDLLETVGLDALAQVDLGERHHRHQSTEALGRMSAQILYTAWSRLHRQGIVPDPEPPSGALTQFRRGGAQALPGLDREVVVHDVAVSERPPLAQLRVVS